A region of the Columba livia isolate bColLiv1 breed racing homer chromosome 15, bColLiv1.pat.W.v2, whole genome shotgun sequence genome:
GTCAAATTCTCATCTACCTCACTTAAATTTACCAAAACTGCCAACTAGTATTCATGGAAAACCTGATGTTAGTTCCAGTGCAGACACTCCTGTGTCAAAGCTTTTGGGTTTCCCAAGTCTAGAACATTCAGTGGACTTAATAAAACAAGTAGGCTTTCAATGATAAATGTACATAACTGCATCACTATTGCAAATTATGTTGTTGCTTATACTTGAAGCAAACTTCAAACAGAAATCCATCAGAGAAATTCTAAGATAGGGGCTGTGAATAAACAGTTTTCTATTGATTTCTGTTGCAGTAGCAACTAGCAATAGCTCTAGTAATAAGGAGAGTTCCACTGTATCTTGCACTGTAATAATTATTCTAGGAGTAACCATTCTCAAAGAGTTCAAGCCTTTTATATCCCACTGTCATTCTGCCATTCCTGTTTAGATTATAAAGGAACAAGGAGCTGGATTAGAAGCCAGTAAATGTagacagcaaaaggaaaagtgtTTACTTGATGATGTACTATAGAAGGGTTGGgatttgtcatttattttaataacttgaAGCTGAGGCTATGAGCAGCAAGATAAATTCTTTTGTAGTGAATAATTCCTTATATTCatctttctgatttattttcaggCTGCAAAGAAGTTTGTCAATGGGAAGAAATCCATGGCAGCTAGTGGGGATTTGGGAAATACTCCTTTCCTTGATGAGTTGTAAAAACATAAACCAGGATGTGGATTCAAGATGGACCTGAACTCTAAGTCACCTATATTCTAAATAAATTACTACTAACGTGTTATTTATGAATTCAGTTCTTCCAGAAAATTAATCTGGAGTAATTGTGGGCTTGCACTTATCAAATAAAGTGCTGGGTTCATACATTTTGTGCTAAGTTTTTTCCCATTGAAAATGGCATTGAAAATGCTGATAAGTCTGGCTCTGTACAGTGAATGTAAAACTACTACTACAGTGGAAAAATAAGGTGAATTTTAGTTGATGTAAAAAAAGGATATATCAGAAATTGTGATGCAGACAAATACTGTAATTGCCACTAGTTGTCCATGCATTCAGGGAAAATTCTTGATAAACTGCACCATCCTTATATCAAGCAAACGAAGAAATTTACCTTCAAACAGAGATTAATATGTTAGACTTCAGAGcttgcagctgctgcctctctggGACTAACACAGGTCGTGTTTCTGAATGTCTTCTCCACAAGCAGCATTGAGAGACATTTTTGAGGGGAGGGAGGGCATTGCTAAAGCAGCTTTATATAGCTAATATATAATTTCAAATATCTTAGgatgtttagatttctttttaagttctAGACATGTATTAAAACAGATACAACTCCAGAAAGTGGGTTTTGAAAAAGTTGATTTTTGAGCTATTTTGAAACAAAGGCAGATTCTTCCAGATAGGATGTATCTGATGCAGAAgggcaggaagaaaaggaactttgttttctgtagccCTGTATGAAGGTCTAACTCCACCAGCATCAAACTTAGGGTTGCACAATGCATCAACATCATTGTAAAGTACAGCATCACATCAGTGTCTGTGTCTACTCTTAAGTGTCTGACATGTATCAGATATCTGCCAAATTTGGGATATTGACGATAGCTTATACGTGAGTTCAGTGCTATGGCTGGAAAGGTTTATGCTGAAAAGTTTCCAAGTTTACATCATCATCGCTACTTGACTTGGTATCATCTTCGTCCTCAGCATCGTCACTTGTGCTGAAAATACACAGAGTGGTATCAGTTTCACAAGCAATAATTCCCATAGCCATTTATTTAACTAATCTTGGAGTCTTAAGTTTTTTTGCAACTACTTGTTCTAAAGACAAGTTCATTAGTTCTGAAGCTCCTCTAATATCAAACTAATACTATTGTCCATAGTCCTTTGCACACTGTTTCCTTTGGACTTTGATAGCTAAGTTGTAATTCGGCCAACAGAAAAGCAAGCtatcctttttcttctccttcagagtagcaaattatttaaacataaaCTTACAGGTTTGATTTCTTGGAAAGCCCCTTGCTGTGTGAGCTTCCTTTGTGCTGCACAAGCCTAATTATCTCATTTTAACACTTCTATTCCTCCCCCTACCTCTGAGGTTTCTTTTCTATTAAAACTTTGTGCCTCAGCAAAACTTGAAACTGTCTTATATCCCGTCTAGATTAATTATACCTGCTATATGAGCCACCTCTAGGATTGCAATACATTTTACTTATAATCGTCTGGATCCTTGGCTGTTGCGATGGGCACAGCCTCTGACCTCAGCGGCATCATTGCCAGCCAGACTTTTTATGGTCTCTGTGGAGGCGGGAAGGGGCATGTCTAAAATTAATGTTCTGATCCTGTCTTCACTGCAACTGGAAAAGTAAACATTTCTTTTGGTATTTGCCTATTTCAAATCAGTTTTCtattccagaaaaagaaaattaaacctTATGCTAACATTTTattctaaaatgaaaaagctaTTATGCTATAATGAATAGAATAATAAGCAAGATGTGAAATTCTAGTTATGTACAATACTTCTTACTCTGCTGTCATCACAGGAAGCTTTACTTCAGGAATTAATTCTGCTGCACTTTGCCAGTGTTGAGGTACTTCAACTAAATCTCTGTAAACTTTGATTTGCAGAGTAGTTCCTATAGGAATATTGTGCAGGAGCTGCCTGAGCTCTCGCAGAGTCCATCCTATAACGTTAGCGTGTCCAATTTTTACTAGAACATCACCTGCCAAGGAACAAAATTGACAGCAATCAGTTTGAGAGActtcttcaatttttttttatgtctgtaTGATAAAATATGTAGTCTTGACCACTATACTTCCACATTTAAAAGCGTGTGAAAGCATGTGTTTAGCAGCTCTTCAACTGGATGcaagtttggttttgctttcttgtttaaTCAAAGTTGTTTTAGCTCTGTTAAGAACTCGCCTTTTCACAACACTAAGGAAAGCTGCAGTTCACTTGTttactttgggatttttttgaatgagtgggtttttttaggcaAGATAAAGGTACAAGGGTGAATAATCTGATACAGGACCACTATTTGGAATCAGACTCCAGCAAGGCTGAGTTGAGGTTCCATAGCTGCACTCTGAACAGCGCTACTGGCATCTTCGCACGGCTCCCCTGTACCCTCTCACAGCTGGAATACCAGGTCTGTACatctgtgctgcctgcccttGTGTGTCCCTTGCTACTGACCCCGGGTGCTGTTTATCTGGGTGGATGCTGGAGAATCTGTGTAACAGCCATATCACCCTGTGTTTGTCTGGGCCCCTGAAAGGTCTGAGGGTTTGACTCTCCTCGGTGGCTGGTGCCTGTCCCTCTGCTGTGAGAACAACCAATGCATGGGCACATTGCAGGAAAACGTCGAGCAAGGCCGGGGGAGAAGCAGGGGACACTTCTGAGCTGGTGCAGGATCTAACTAAAGAGTTGCAGCAGAAAGCGGGGGtggtgatttgtttgtttgcttgttttaaggGACACAGCTGCAAATAGTGGTTTTATTACCTGCTGCCTGTGGAAGTCACCGAGCTGCAGTTTTGCAAAAAGCAGTACTGAATCCAAGAACAAGAGAGTAAACAAAAGTAAACAGAGTAACAAAAGAGCCTAAgcacctatatatatatatatatatcatggAGTATAACAGGATGGGCTTCAAGGGGCTGGGGATTGTTAGAATGACTGGGTAAACCTCTGATTTTGGAGACTGCAAAAGGCAAGCAGGTCAATCTGCAGCAGACCACAGCTCTGTCAGCAGCCTGGCAGAGACAGTTGCACAGAGGAGCAGTACCAGTAAACGTTATGTAGTAAACCACAACAGAACAGCACAGAGGATTTAAACAGGCGGTACAGCTGCCTGCTGCCATATTAGGCAGAGCAAGGAGCCTCTCTCcacctgctctgttttcttcttcacccTTTGGGGTTAACAATGCCTGTAGCAAAAATCTATAGGCTTTAAAACTGTTTATCATAACTACTGATTACCATTTTCCTATTCACTTTTTCCACTACTTACTCCTTCTACTCTATCATCATCAGACCCTCTCTCTACTCTAGCTTATCAGAAGATACTGGTTCTACTGAGGTGCCAACAAGAAGTTCGGAACAAGTACCAGGATAGCAgataacaaaaaagcaacaggaaaCATTTTACCAACAGTTTGATGTATGTTCTCAGCCTCAAACAGAAAGGTAAGTCTCTCAGATTACATGTTTCAAAATTCATAGACATAAATGTACTTATGCTTTAAAATATCTGCAAGACACTCTTGGCTTTTAATACATTCTTTCAGaattctgttggtttttttctgctgataaCACTGTTACGGTGAGTCAACACTGTCTTTGAACTGCAGATGTAAAGAATTTTGCTCCTAGGCTCCAGCATCTACAGTCTGAAACACACAGCTTTTCAGTCCACCCATCTGTTTGGTGATTGGTATCATTCAGTGGCCACTCCTGCACTACAAAGGTATTTTAAGGAAATTCACATACTAAGCAGTCCTGTTTCTCCTTGCCGGCATGGGGAACAGGGCAAGTATATGTACCTATCAGTTTGGTGAGCCCGGCTGTAGGAATTTAAGGCATTAGTGCCTCCCACTACCTctgttaatttcttctttctcatcaGTAATGTCAGCAGAATGGTACCAGCCCCTTAAAGCTACAAATTGTTCTTTTAGATGCCAGTTTGAAATTGTACAGATAATACTCAGCTTActtaactgaaaaataagccCATAAAGATAAAACCTAATTCATTGCAAGAAAAACTCCTCAGCAGTGCATTTGTGCATCATATTTTACTCCAGCCCCATGCTCTGTACATCAGTATTAGCACCAATATAAGTGTGCTGCCTATGGTATCATTAAGAGATGCAGCTTCtacaaaatactgtattttacgCAAAATTGTATGGCTTTCATCTTAAATGCAAAGTTTTTGTAAGTTCACTCTAAACATGAAATGAACAAATTcaggtgtttgcttttttgtgtgtgtggaatGTGCTGAGTTAGATCCAGGTGCTCCATGAAGCAAGCTCTGATTGTTTCTTTAGACTCCAAAAGCTAAGATCAGCTACAAAGGGACAATGTTTGTTACCAGTCCTCAATCACCTTTAAATTGTTCAATACTTGCTGCACTCATCATACACACCACATGTCAGAAGTAATTTGACTCCTTGTTCCTGTAGCCTTTATTGAAAAGGCTTTTGGAGGGCGCCTTTTTTAAGTTTTCGCAAACAAAACTACTTATTTTTTACCTTATGGAtgtgaaaacaacaacaaaaagcaacaccCCAACAACCACATCAGTATCATATATATGTTTTTGTATAccataggggttttttttagggaaGAGATAAAAGCTATCAGCTCTAAGATGATAATACCAAAAAAGAGCACTCAGTTCAAATCCAAATCTATTTCTATATTATGCTCAGGTTTTATTCACTGCGTTTTATACTTGGATCAAAAGTGCAAAGCCTTTTCTAATAAGAGGTTAAGAACTCTACTCAGTGCTTTTTACTTCATCAAACAAgtagatattttttcctagtgCTTGGAATTctaattttctctgaaaagagTGAGGACTGCCCAAAATATAAAGTCAATGTGGGGAAAATTGTTCTACTTAAAGATATGCATTTTCACTGTACAGCCAGTAAATTTCTATATGACTTCATTATGCTCAAGTCTTAGCTTCATAGATTTCTATGTTAGAGACAATTTAATACTTGGTAATAACATAGCACGTTGTCATCCCCAAACTGTAGGTCCTGAGCCTAATGCTATTGGTCTAGAGACCCACATGAAACAGTCAAATTTACAGAGCTTTCAATTACAAGCTTAATATCGGTATGCGATGTTCCACAAGAAAGCTTAATAACTAGTAATAGTCTGTTTGTACTGATATGCAACATTTCAGGTTTAAAGCATTTGGCAAATGAACACCTGAATGGATTATTATAGCACAGAGATTAGTCCATTGCCACTTTGTAGCTATTCTGTATAATAAAgggaaataaagagcaaataaTAAGGCAAACTAATTTCAAGCTTTGGGAAGTTTTCTGTTACATGTAGAGTGAAACTACTTGAACAATAATGCAGCAATCAAAGAATTAAATTAGTCAAGTTTAGTTGCTATATAAAGGTAATAATCAAACTATTTTTGGACAAACTTGCTGATGAATAGGAAATCTGTTTTTGCTGGAGGACAATATATAGACTTAAATCTTGATCTGATTATGAAACAGTCACCCATATCAGCTATTTTAAGATCACAGGTATTTCATCACAGTGGAATGCTGGCACTGAGCTTTATGCAGTTTGTGCTAGTTTCTTTTCTCTATAATTTTAAATCGAGTTTCTTTTGATCTGCATAAGCGTAAATAAATCAGAGACAGGCTCAAAGCATAAATGCAGAACAAGAATATTTTCAATGCCATGAATTTGAATATCACTGTTGGTACTTTTTACCTGGTTTTAGCTTTCCGTCGTTagctgcagagcttttctcaaCAAGGCTTGTTATCTGGAGATATGACCCATTCTGTATGACTATGAGTCCTAATCCTCGTTCACCCATCCTAATATTTGCCTTCACCGCTGTAATCAATGTCTGCTGAGAGATGTTTCCCAATTCTGGCAAATGCCCTTTGAAAAGTGAGAGGAAAATTTTACTAGTTGAAAGTGTGATATCATTCTTCAAGAAAACGTTTAAGGAGACATTTGAGCAGGTGTTGTACCCATTCTTAATTGTCCAAACAGTTAAGTCCCTTGTCCCTAATTGCTTCTCTAGGCAGGCACTGCCTGCTGAGTTATTGCCAAGATGTCATAATAGCAATACTTACAAAAAGTTAGTGTACTCCATAAATTAGCTTTCTGCAAATAAATATACTGAAAGTAGTTTTTACTTAGAAACTTATTTCTTAAGAAGTCACATATTTTAcgaagagaaaaagcaatattGCTGTTACTTGAGTATTTACTACAAATGGCAATATATTCAGGGAAGGTAGAGAACAGAGTACAAAATAACAGAACAGAGGAGTTGTCAGCTGCTGAGGACTTTGAGAAAAGATTGCATGCCTATTAAAAATCAATAGTTACAAAGGAGATTAATTTCTAAATTTCCAGTAGACTGGTTCCACACCCTACTGCTGAGATGAGGGGACTGTACTTGCCATATTTAGCACCTACAGACATAAAATACTCTTGAGCATCCATTATCCATGAAAATGCACAATACAAATAATACAATATAAATGACATTATCCTAGGGTCTCCACCAAGAAATATATTAGGATAATAAACCAAATCCTCCATCTCTCAAGCCTGCTTTCTTCATCAAGAGCCAGGAAAAGTTAAGACTGTCACATGAGTGCTTGAGACTCCTAAACCAAACTGTATTCtgttaaaaattacttttaaaatgctctgTTTTAAGATGTAATCTCTAAATGCAACTTCTGACAGTAGGGTAGCAATAACTTTAACTGCTTGAGAAGTCCATCTCCAACCGTCTAAAATCACTTAATGAAAATTTCCACCACTTTACGCTTCTTCTGTAAAATATGGAAATTCGTTCATCTTTCAAATGGCTTCAGTAAAGCTTTGGATCAGGCTCTAAATGACAGCACAGAATATAAAAGAATTAGGATTAAAAATGTAGCAATGTGAACATCTAATTTGTCAGTTTGGCTGCTGAACTGAAAAACGGAGAAGAAAGCAGGAACTgtttgaattttgtttccttcccaatgaaaaatgcagatttcgttgttgttgttgttgagtaGAATACTACATTTCATTTGgatgaaatactgaaatttcatggtcatggaagaaaagcaaaggaagacaCACTCTGGAACACACTTTCCTGTGTTGATAATTCTTAGAGGTCGGATGTCTCAGGAATTTATGCAAAGTGGAACAGGAACAGTAGACGGAATTCAAACATTTCCTATGGTGTTCTTGGTCACTTTTCAAGTTTCAGTCTTCTTCAGCCAGAGGGGAGAACTGAATCCTAGTTTCCTACTTCCAGAATGAGTACTTGAAAAGTTTGAGATACTGAAATGCAAGACTGGAAGAGTACTGCTGGGGCAGCACTGAGGAGATGGAAatgaacagaggaagaaataacCGAGAGAGACGGAAACTCACTCTTAGTTTCCTGCCCAGCCACTGGTGAAGACTTTGTACGTTCCATTGAGTCCAGAGGAAGAGCTTCTTCTCTGGAGCAAAAACCCCCGGGCAGGCGTGTCCTGGGTGAGCCTCTTGGAAATGTGCTACTGCTCCATGACGACCTGTGGAGGAAGAGTCCACCAGCAGGTGAGGAGGTGCCCTCGGCCCCCAGCAACTGCTCAGAACACCGAGGCAGGTTCCGAGTCTCCAGCCAAGGGACCAGCCTGTCCCCTCCTGGCCTGGAGACCACAGACCTGCTGTCTGGCCAGGGTGCTGCACCAGtaacagcagcacagggaaatGTGGCGGTGGGCAGGGGCTGTGCCTGTGCGCAGTGCAGTTTGAATTACTCCAAAGGAGTAATTGGGTTTCAGCTGCCCATCCATCAGTGCCGCAGCTCTGTCCGAGGCGCCAAAGCCTTCCAGGGAACTATGTCCACCCCCCCGCATCCTGAGCCGTGTACTCCTCTCGTAATAAACCCCAGAAAGATTAAATAACTGACCACGCAGCCTGCCAGGTATGAAGACTGGATTCTGTCACTATTTCTGACTTTGTATTTGCCTTCCTACCAAAAGCCAATGAAAACCAGATCTTCCCTTTGGGTACCttctctgcctctccttccttcattctttttgcCGTGAAGCTGAATTATTTGGAGACAAACTCATTTTGAGGCAGACTTTTACATCATGCTTGTGTTAAAAGCCACTTAAATACCACTTAAAGCCAGTTTATAGGATAGTTGCAGATGATTCTTGGAAATAACTTCTTTTCAAGGCTGCCAGATTCCCAATGTTAGtgcaatataattttttaaatcttttaaataaaaaatcaatTGTCCCATTTCTTCCACACACCAATTGTTCCCTGTTTAAAGGGAAttatttcagctgcatttcGTCCAAAGTCTTACTCTTTTCTCCACCCTTGAGAAAATCTGTCAAGAACAGGCGATTTCAATAGAACTGAAGTACAGCTCTCGTCCTCCAAATAATAACCTTGCTGATTGCTGCTGAACACTTTAAGATTATTTTACTTATATATCCATTGTGTTTATATAGTCACCCATCTACATAAAAGACTTACATAAACAGCACAGTCGCCTGCTTGGCTTTCCAAGGTGTTCTGTACAGATCAGCTCTGGAAAACACAGGTGGGTGTTTGCTGTTGGAAGGAAAAACTGCATGAGCACTTAGATATTTTCCAAGTACCTATCGCCGTGGGGGCTGCTAGACTAATTTCCTTCAGCATTCCCATGGTGGAGTGGCAGTATTGAAGGCACAGAGTTATTGTGGCCAAAACTGGGCTGATTTCCCACAATTGGTGCATTGTTCACTCATTGGCTACAAAGATTCTCCTGCACTCCAGTGTAGCTGAATCCATGGAAGAGCATGTCATCAAAAATCATTGTGTTTGGGTGAGTTTTCTAGTCAGTATTAATTAGGTTTTCTCCCAAACACACAGCACAGATAGCAACACAATGCAGTGCTTCTACAGCGCCCTGCAGTGCGTAACCCCCATGAATCGGCCCCTCCGCTGATGCCTGAGGGCAGGGAAGGTGCAGACCCCGGGGGTCCCCCAAGGCGAACAGGAGAGGGGACGAGGAGCAGCCGAATCCCCGGGTACCGGCCGCCCCGCACCGGGAGCCCGCCCTGAGGCGACACCAGCCGCCACAGCGCCCCCTGCAGGCGCCGTGGAGACACGCCACGCCCCCTccccaggccccgcccaccgACAGCGCCCCGCCCCTCTGCACAACCCGCgcccagcccctgcccgcccctTTAGGGCCAGCCCCGCCTTACGCCCCGCCCACCACGGGCAAGCTCCCCAGAGAAAGGCGCCGCGGCCTCAGGGGTTTCCCCGCCCCACTGCAGCGGTGTCCCCGCCCCACACTGGAAGCCCCGTCCCTCCCGGGGGAGAACGCCGGGGATAGTGGGTTTCTCTTCCGGAGTCACCAgcgcccccccgcccgccgggTTCGCTTCCGGCTGCGTCCGGGGGGGCCCGTTGCTGGCGCCGCTGCCGAGGGGAGCGCGGGGTCCATGGAGCCGCGGCTGTGAGGCGCCCCCGGCCCGGGCCCGCTGTGGGAGCCGGGCCGAAGCCGGACCCGGGAGCCGCCGGAGCCGAAGGAGATGGACAAACTGACCATCATCTCAGGATGCCTCTTCCTGGCCGCCGACATCTTCGCCATCGCCAGCCTGGCGAACCCGGACTGGATCAACACCGGCGAGTCCGCGGGTGAGCGGGGCCGATGGCGAGGACCCTCCGGGGAGGGCGGGCAGGTGGGGGCCGGGGTGCGCGGCCCGAGGCGGCCGTGGGGCCGGGGAGGCTCCTCCTGAAGGGCCGCTGGTCAAGCACCCGCGGGGCCCGGGGCTGTCGGGCTGGGACCGGTGCGGGGATGAACGTCTGGGGGCTGCCGGCCGGGAGAGGCGGCTGAgccgggggctgcagggagcgCGGGGACCGGCCCTCCGGTGCGGAGCGCGAGGGCCCTCCCCGGGCAGAGCCGCGGGTGCCCCGCGGTGCGTCCCCGCTGCTGCCCCGGGCGCGGGCGGGGCGCGCCGTGCGGAGCCCCACGAGCCCAGGGCCTGCGGGAGCCCCTGACCCGCTCCCGGCGGCCGCAGCACCAGGGCAGCATCCCGCTGTGTCTGGGCGGCTCGTCACCTTGGACAGGGAATTCAGATCAGCCTCCCCGCCTGGTTCGCGGCAGGTCTTGAgtctttcatagaatcatagggtGTCCTGAGTCGGAAGGGTTTCGTACCACTACACTGATATTTCCTTTGTTGCAGGGAATatcttgctcttttcttttcttttttttcctgaatatttcCTGCACAATGAATTTTAGCAGTTTTGGGCCTAGACCccctgtgggttttgttttagaaTGTGACATTATCTTCTTTAAAAGAACAAGGATTGGTGCATCTGTCTTTTTAGTAATGATGTGGTTGTTTGTATGAAAGACTGATTTCAGCCTGTTGATAAGGACTCGCAGGTTTTGATGAGTGGAGCAGGGAGAAATAACAGGATGAGGGCTGCTCTTTGATCTCATGTCCCAGAGAGACGCAAATCTCTGTGTCAGGAAAAGAAGCCATCCTTACTGCAAACAGATGAAACTAACCTAACCACCTTTTCCTAATCTTATTTCCAAGCAAACTACAGGTATAGAGTAGAGAGAAGGGGTGTTGGAATAAAGACTTCTGTCATACATTCCTGCAGAGGGTTTAAAAAATCTTATTCATCTGTCTTGCATCTTCTGCACCTAATATTCAGTGCAAGTAAGAGGACTGAGCTGGCTCAAATGCAGTCATGTTTCCATTATTTGATGAAGCAGAGTATTAAAAATGTTGGCTATTAGGGACTGAGGAGTGGGCATTCCCTCTGACCAAACTATCTTTATGATTTGTTTGAATTGCTTCCAGGTACCTAGTCTAGAACCTGGCCTTTCCTACGTGGTCCCGAGGAGAGGAATGAGTCACTTTCCTTCCAAATGTGCAGCATTCAGGAACTCCCTAGATGACTTCATCGTTCCTCCTGTAGCTAATTGTGATGATCTTCCTGCCTATGGCTACAGAAAATAGTTGGTTCTTTCCTCTTACAGTTCCACCTAGCAGCAGTGCTACAGTAATGAAGCCTTCTTCAGGGACTTACAGTCAAATAAAATATCtccattttaaacatttaagtATGTATTTCCTGAGTCCTGCCTCTTGTTGATAGATCCTATGCAATGTGTGAGATTCTGTCTGCCTATACAGAAATGAGATTTACCGAAAAAAACTATTCTGAATAAATTGCAGATGGAAAGAAAGGTCTTTTGGGAACTAAGCACAGTTCATTACGTTCTTtggtaaagaaaaatgtttactaTCTCATTATAATACAAATTGTATCCTGAAATACTATACCTAGAAATCATTAATTCTTAGTTACTTGATGGTTACTTAAGAGTCATCTGCCTCTTCTCTACTGTACTTCTTTTTAGAGGTGCAGATAACAGTTTTAATTAGGCTGGCAAACACGAAATCtgtattgatttttctgaaggACTTCACTAGTCAAATAATGTTTTGACAGACCTAAGCCTTTTTTTGCTATATCTTGAAGCCAAACCAATTGTTGACTTGATAAAATCATAGAGGAGAGCTAGCTGTCATCCTTTCTTAATGACTCTTTTGTAGATTTTTATTGATATGGGATTCAAGGTACTCTATTATAAGACTTCTGGTTAAAAACAATCTAAATGTATATTTCTAGTAGTTAGACCTTCTAAAATGAGCCTTTTGCCCAAGGATGCCCATTGAATCAAGGACTTCCTGTAGCCAACACTGTAGCACTGAATtatgagataaatgcttttaCGAGGGCCGTTTGTTCCCCAAGGCTGCTGTGGAGAAGTTTGGTACAGGAGGACCCTGGTGGCAAAGCctgtcccagctgccagcagcactCCAGCACTCTCA
Encoded here:
- the PDZD9 gene encoding PDZ domain-containing protein 9 → MSSWSSSTFPRGSPRTRLPGGFCSREEALPLDSMERTKSSPVAGQETKRHLPELGNISQQTLITAVKANIRMGERGLGLIVIQNGSYLQITSLVEKSSAANDGKLKPGDVLVKIGHANVIGWTLRELRQLLHNIPIGTTLQIKVYRDLVEVPQHWQSAAELIPEVKLPVMTADTSDDAEDEDDTKSSSDDDVNLETFQHKPFQP